Part of the Streptomyces antimycoticus genome, ACCTGATCCTGCCGGACTTCACATCCATCCGGGACCGTCTCGACGACATCGACGGCATCGTCCTCACCCACGGGCACGAGGACCATATCGGCGGTGTCCCCTTCCTGCTGCGCGAGAAGCCCGACATCCCGTTGATCGGCTCCAAGCTGACCCTCGCCCTGATCGAGGCGAAGTTGCAGGAGCACCGGATCCGCCCGTACACCCTCGAGGTCGAGGAGGGGCACCGCGAGCGGATCGGCCCCTTCGAGTGCGAGTTCATCGCGGTCAACCACTCGATCCCGGACGCCCTCGCGGTCGCCATCCGCACCCCGGCCGGCATGGCCGTGCACACCGGCGACTTCAAGATGGACCAGCTGCCGCTGGACGGCCGCCTCACGGATCTGCCCGCCTTCGCCAAGCTCGGCGAGGAGGGCATCGATCTGCTCCTGGTGGACTCCACCAACGCCGAGGTCCCCGGGTTCGTACCGCCCGAGCGCGATATCTCCGGCGTGCTGCGCCAGGTCTTCGGCAACGCGCAGAAGCGCATCATCGTCGCCAGCTTCGCCAGCCATGTGCACCGCATCCAGCAAATCCTCGACGCGGCGCATGAGTACGGACGCAGGGTCGCCTTCGTCGGCCGCTCGATGGTCCGCAACATGGGCATCGCACGTGACCTCGGCTATCTGCGGGTGCCGGCCGGTCTCGTGGTGGATGTGAAGACCCTCGACGACCTACCGGACGACGAGGTGGTGCTCGTCTGTACGGGCTCCCAGGGCGAGCCGATGGCCGCGCTGTCCCGGATGGCCAACCGCGATCACCAGATCCGGATCGTCCAGGGCGACACGGTCATCCTGGCCTCGTCGCTCATCCCCGGCAATGAGAACGCGGTCTACCGGGTGATCAACGGACTGACGCGATGGGGCGCCACGGTCGTCCACAAGGGCAACGCCAAGGTCCATGTCTCCGGCCACGCCTCGGCCGGCGAGCTGCTGTACTTCTACAACATCTGCAAGCCCAAGAACCTGATGCCGGTGCACGGCGAATGGCGCCATCTGCGCGCCAACGCCGAGCTGGGGGCGTTGACAGGGGTTCCGAAGAACCGTTGTGTCATCGCCGAGGACGGTGTCGTGGTCGACCTGGTCGACGGCATCGCCAAGATCGTCGGCAAGGTGCAGGCGGGATACGTGTACGTGGACGGCCTCTCGGTCGGCGATGTCACGGAGACCTCGCTCAAGGACCGCCGCATCCTCGGCGAGGAAGGCATCATCTCGATCTTCGTGGTCGTCGACAGTTCGACCGGCAAGGTCGTGGGTGGTCCGCATATCCACGCGAGGGGCTCCGGGATCGAGGACTCGGCCTTCACCGCGGTCATCCCGAAGATCGAGGATGCCCTGGTGAAGTCGGCCTCCGACGGGGTCGTGGACGCGCATCAGCTCCAGCAGCTGGCGCGTCGTGCGGTCGGTAAGTGGGTCTCCGACAGCTACCGTCGTCGCCCGATGATCCTCCCCGTGGTCGTCGAGGTCTGACGTCTGGCCTGACACCTCCTCAGCACCACACCGGCGCTGAACACCCGGCGGGGCTCCTCGATTTGCATCGAGGAGCCCCGCTCCAGTACGTTTACGGCTCCGCCAGAGGGGAACCCCGAGGACTCAACGGTCTCCGGAGGAGCCCACCGGCGGGGGTGGAAATCGACTC contains:
- a CDS encoding ribonuclease J, whose translation is MSHPHPELGPPPKLPEGGLRVTPLGGLGEIGRNMTVFEYGGRLLIVDCGVLFPEEEQPGVDLILPDFTSIRDRLDDIDGIVLTHGHEDHIGGVPFLLREKPDIPLIGSKLTLALIEAKLQEHRIRPYTLEVEEGHRERIGPFECEFIAVNHSIPDALAVAIRTPAGMAVHTGDFKMDQLPLDGRLTDLPAFAKLGEEGIDLLLVDSTNAEVPGFVPPERDISGVLRQVFGNAQKRIIVASFASHVHRIQQILDAAHEYGRRVAFVGRSMVRNMGIARDLGYLRVPAGLVVDVKTLDDLPDDEVVLVCTGSQGEPMAALSRMANRDHQIRIVQGDTVILASSLIPGNENAVYRVINGLTRWGATVVHKGNAKVHVSGHASAGELLYFYNICKPKNLMPVHGEWRHLRANAELGALTGVPKNRCVIAEDGVVVDLVDGIAKIVGKVQAGYVYVDGLSVGDVTETSLKDRRILGEEGIISIFVVVDSSTGKVVGGPHIHARGSGIEDSAFTAVIPKIEDALVKSASDGVVDAHQLQQLARRAVGKWVSDSYRRRPMILPVVVEV